Proteins from one Impatiens glandulifera chromosome 2, dImpGla2.1, whole genome shotgun sequence genomic window:
- the LOC124924549 gene encoding uncharacterized abhydrolase domain-containing protein DDB_G0269086-like has product MTRSLRLPTAGQDATADIEIKIFEAACQILSATKEPIKVSGSKSTLKPEYIPICDIFARAILARGGNYSSLTKDKIRMLVGLIEGTKVNWAKAVFHNLMKMPAPGSTGGRKKATGKKAAPAKEKAESKGKEKVTFSEPPQQMEEEESASLSERTDTEKTDDERSANEEEHSGQSPDNVGPDANPETTEGGEEDGEEGGDEGGHESGNKDNEEDEEAEADRVALKLLKGIKKRAEMIEELYLGWHEHRFGKRYRQILPDYTDVECLQRLKRVEDVVMDITKSETIEEKLTIRIRKITAKFEEVGPEDTLTSLVLERLEKAKGDLIQEIDRLEAIYGQREIPVYTAPRIDSSPDHCPTPPRANSATEESDERADPPLTGQSPLTQPEVSESDFTKEWVESRFQEFEDSEVLPLKEKFQRTVCSALKFANTTSKHLKRTVILEDTTSEIKENFARLERETDQRLTEVANDLVGTTLGRVSELEKKNAGLEDELKALSAQVAELLNAKINADAAAVEADAQAAKKVQDELDAEARKEKEAPRPSQLTKEEEEAERIRRAEVKFPGLAKKAAAQAAKDAARLERERRRLEGFADDNKKNKAASSVSGPTKRKREPSKKVQIADLLNEVTETVFESIPQQATQVEEEDEEHLQPRSIRQRVSEPASRPQPMKKKWNIYDFSDSE; this is encoded by the exons ATGACAAGGAGCCTGCGTCTTCCAACagccggccaggatgcaacggcagacaTAGAGATTAAAATCTTTGAGGCAGCTTGTCAGATACTCTCGGCGACTAAGGAGCCGATCAAAGTATCCGGTAGCAAATCAACGTTGAAACCGGAGTACATTCCTATTTGTGATatcttcgcaagggcgattctAGCAAGGGGAGGGAACTACAGCAGCCtaaccaaagacaaaatcaggatgctggTCGGCCTGATAGAAGGAACAAAGGTTAACTGGGCGAAGGCAGTGTTCCACAATTTGATGaaaatg ccggcccccggttccacaggtggccgaaagaaagCAACCGGCAAGAAAGCAGCCCCAGCCAAAGAAAAGGCcgaaagcaaaggaaaagagaaagtaaCTTTCTCGGAACCGCCGCAACAAATGGAGGAGGAAGAGTCGGCTTCCCTTTCTGAAAGAACCGATACAGAAAAGACCGACGACGAAAGATCGGCCAATGAAGAAGAGCATTCGGGCCAGAGCCCCGATAATGTCGGTCCTGATGcaaatcctgagaccaccgagggcgGTGAAGAGGATGGTGAAGAAGGTGGTGACGAAGGCGGTCACGAAAGCGGTAACAAAGATAATGAAGAggacgaagaagcagaggccgatagggtAGCTCTGAAACTCCTAAAGGGCATTAAAAAGCGAGCCGAGATGATTGAGGAGTTATACCTTGGatggcatgagcaccggttcggCAAACGGTATAGGCAAATCCTACCGGACTACACAGACGTGGAATGCCTCCAAAGACTGAAGAGAGTGGAGGACGTGGTCATGGATATAACAAAATCTGAAACCATTGAAGAG AAGCTAACCATACGTATCCGGAAGATTACGGCGAAGTTTGAAGAGGTGGGACCGGAAGACACCTTAACATCGCTGGTGTtggaaaggcttgaaaaagccaaaggagACCTTATTCAAGAAATTGACCGGCTGGAGGCAATATACGGTCAAAGGGAAATACCGGTCTATACAGCTCCCCGGATTGATTCAAGCCCAGAtcactgtccaacacctccaagggcgAATTCGGCAACAGAGGAATCCGATGAAAGGGCGGATCCTCCTCTCACCGGGCAATCTCCACTTacacaaccggaagtctccgaaTCAGACTTCacaaaagaatgggttgagagccgctttcaagagtttgaagactccgAGGTTCTCCCTTTGAAGGAGAAATTCCAAAGAACCGTTTgctcggcactcaagttcgccAACACCACAAG CAAACATCTTAAGCGAACCGTAATTTTGGAGGATACGACCTCCGAGATAAAAGAGAACTTTGcccggcttgaaagagagaccgatcaacgattAACAGAGGTTGCTAACGacctggtcggcacaacactcgGACGGGTCTCCGAACTTGAGAAGAAGAATGCCGGTCTCGAAGACGAACTCAAGGCGCTTTCCGCTCAAGTTGCCGAACTACTCAACGCAAAGATAaatgcggatgccgcggctgtaGAGGCTGATGCCCAAGCGGCTAAGAAGGTCCAGGATGAGCTGGACGCCGAAGCAAGAAAGGAAAAGGAGGCACCGAGACCATCGCAACTTACCAaggaggaagaggaagccgAGCGAATTCGAAGGGCAGAGGTTAAGTTTCCAGGACTTGCAAAGAAGgcagccgctcaagctgcgaaggatgcTGCGCGATTAGAAAGGGAAAGACGGAGGCTGGAAGGCTTCGCAGACGACAACAAAAAGAATAAGGCGGCCTCTTCCGTCTCAGGTCCGACAAAGCGAAAGAGGGAACCTtcaaagaaagttcaaatagccgaCCTGCTCAATGAGGTCACTGAAACGGTCTTTGAGAGTATACCGCAGCAGGCTACTCAAGTCGAAGAGGAGGATGAAGAACACCTGCAGCCCCGGTCTATAAGACAACGAGTCTCCGAACCGGCCAGTCGACCGCAACCGATGAAGAAAAAGTGGAAcatatatgacttctcggactcggaatag